One Nicotiana tomentosiformis chromosome 4, ASM39032v3, whole genome shotgun sequence genomic window carries:
- the LOC138910509 gene encoding uncharacterized protein — translation MVTIVYAYNTKEERRGLRYYLEATKQGINEPWIIMGDFNSILNMDDRVGGNQVTVNEVVEFQQCVDACGIVKLPPKGSKYTWCDRHGSSMVFSKIDWVFVNDKWLYQMLDFVAVHLPEGIGDHCSVKIEQIGNERHVSKPFKYCNAWENHPDFLPRVEAIWQEQIEGCIMLQVVKKLKLLKQSLKELNRQHFRNILTEAIVQLTYEENREQTELEAISNIFVRFYKDLLGKKERNRTKALQAF, via the exons ATGGTAACAATAGTGTATGCTTATAACACTAAAGAGGAAAGGAGAGGGTTGCGTTATTACTTGGAAGCTACCAAGCAAGGTATTAATGAACCATGGATAATAATGGGAGATTTTAACTCAATTCTAAATATGGATGATAGGGTTGGGGGGAATCAAGTGACAGTAAATGAAGTGGTGGAGTTCCAACAATGTGTGGATGCTTGTGGGATAGTAAAACTACCACCAAAAGGGAGTAAATATACATGGTGTGATAGGCATGGTAGCAGTATGGTGTTTTCTAAAATTGATTGGGTGTTTGTGAATGATAAGTGGTTATATCAAATGCTTGACTTTGTAGCTGTTCATCTCCCAGAGGGGATCGGTGATCACTGCTCAGTGAAGATTGAGCAAATCGGAAATGAGAGACATGTTAGCAAACCTTTCAAGTATTGTAATGCATGGGAAAACCATCCCGATTTCTTGCCCAGAGTAGAAGCAATCTGGCAAGAACAGATTGAAGGGTGTATCATGTTGCAAGTGGTGAAGAAATTGAAGCTACTAAAACAAAGTTTGAAGGAGTTGAATAGGCAGCATTTCAGAAACATATTAACTGAA GCAATTGTTCAGTTGACATATGAGGAGAATAGAGAGCAAACAGAACTTGAAGCCATATCCAACATCTTTGTGAGGTTCTACAAAGATCTGTTGGGGAAGAAGGAGAGGAATAGAACCAAGGCTTTACAAGCTTTCTGA